Proteins found in one Neodiprion lecontei isolate iyNeoLeco1 chromosome 6, iyNeoLeco1.1, whole genome shotgun sequence genomic segment:
- the LOC107218392 gene encoding testis-expressed protein 10 homolog, which produces MGKGHRHQKNLKSEKAKVKLKTKTTKTKHLPKGLNVTDTSFKVKKILIRDQLKTQNETDIVSRRNLNIKELITRLHHYNSSVRLEAVKGLKDILSHHSSKILSSQLHSLLQSIAALSLDKEKSVRRDSLKALNLILKPVSNDQLEPFFDILISYLSCAMTHIDPNIKEDSLLFLDVLAENCGVLLARSSQKVLPNFMDMISKLRTESRLERQLTTTLNSKQTSIRWRINVLSRLGNILTSMISVNKCQQRQNNDFTYKSEEINVTNLTHVPLFRQNYLRIHQLNLTRGQEMNIQVGNGSDLEEMKKFTKVLMLLMIESWIEVAPKQNGTAQSNLVITNEASSLLNTIMKIMELLIEYVDIFEVELGKNTIGVWFNNNFRNMFEKSILENFPYCETKTFTKLKKRQDDFTPVYINAKCLEQNLAICHVYVWLSSKNFTNGNTHSAKDPALRVLQYMIERLEDWSSGDNFALLQLIRSVKCLLLRASKVWYHNKINLGSILRAMVNVQSKHAKKELRSQLFEVLTRIILDHDATELHSEVAFKEFIASLPNFLLKHSIHEDTLKMLNRVVLQYRKWIENSLRDKHEEIIENAKKIEIIGSDDEKRSRLSICNLFYFIDGQVYY; this is translated from the exons atgggaaaaggCCATAGGcatcagaaaaatttgaagtcaGAAAAGGCGAAAGTTAAATTGAAAACTAAGACGACTAAGACTAAGCACCTGCCAAAAGGCCTCAATGTTACAGATACGTCATTTAAAGTTAAAAAGATTCTTATTCGAGACCAGTTAAAGACGCAAAATGAAACAGATATAGTTAGTCGACGAAACTTAAATATAAAG GAACTCATAACACGACTACATCATTACAACAGTTCTGTTCGTCTGGAGGCAGTAAAGGGCTTAAAAGATATCTTGTCGCACCACTCTTCAAAGATTTTGAGCTCGCAACTCCATTCTTTGCTTCAAAGCATTGCCGCTTTGTCACTTGACAAAGAGAAGAGCGTTCGAAGAGATTCTCTGAAAGCTTTGAATTTAATCTTAAAACCAGTATCAAATGATCAGCTGGAACCTTTTTTCgatatattaatatcgtaccTGAGTTGCGCCATGACGCATATTGATCCGAATATTAAGGAAGATTCTCTCTTGTTTTTGGATGTTTTAGCTGAGAATTGTGGAGTACTACTTGCTCGTAGCAGTCAAAAAgttttaccaaatttcatgGACATGATTTCCAAATTGCGAACAGAGTCAAGATTGGAAAGACAGTTGACAACAACTTTAAACTCTAAGCAGACAAGTATCAGATGGAGAATTAACGTTCTTAGTAGATTGGGCAATATTTTGACGTCTATGATCAGTGTAAACAAGTGTCAACAACGACAAAACAACGATTTCACTTATAAATCGGAAGAGATAAACGTCACAAATTTAACACACGTACCACTTTTCCGACAAAACTATTTGCGGATACATCAGCTAAATCTTACTAGAGGGCAGGAAATGAATATACAAGTTGGCAATGGCTCGGACCttgaagagatgaaaaaattcactaaaGTTTTGATGCTGTTGATGATCGAAAGCTGGATAGAAGTTGCACCGAAGCAAAATGGAACTGCACAGTCAAATCTCGTCATAACTAATGAAGCTTCAAGTTTATTGAATACgattatgaaaataatggaattGTTAATTGAATATGTGGATATCTTTGAAGTAGAATTAGGTAAAAATACAATCGGAGTTTGGTTTAACAATAACTTTCGtaatatgtttgaaaaaagtattcTTGAGAATTTCCCTTACTGTGAGACAAAGACATTTAcaaagttgaagaaaagaCAAGACGATTTTACACCAGTGTATATAAATGCCAAATGCTTGGAACAAAATTTGGCTATTTGTCACGTATACGTATGGTTATCATCAAAAAACTTCACAAACGGTAACACTCACTCTGCTAAAGATCCGGCTCTGCGTGTCCTTCAATATATGATTG AGAGACTGGAAGATTGGTCGAGCGGGGATAATTTTGCTCTTCTGCAATTAATCAGATCTGTAAAGTGTTTGCTCCTTCGAGCGAGCAAGGTTTGGTAtcataacaaaatcaatttggGATCAATATTGCGAGCTATGGTCAATGTTCAATCGAAGCATGCAAAAAAAGAGTTGCGATCTCAGCTCTTTGAAGTTCTTACAAGAATTATTCTGGATCATGATGCTACGGAATTACACAG TGAGGTTGCATTTAAGGAGTTTATTGCTTCGCTACCAAATTTTTTGCTCAAACACAGTATCCACGAGGATACATTGAAGATGTTAAACAGAGTTGTACTGCAATACAGGAAATGGATTGAAAATAGTCTTCGAGATAAACACGAAGAAATTATTG aaaatgcgaaaaaaattgaaatcattggATCCGATGATGAAAAACGTTCCCGTCTTTCAATATGCAACCTCTTTTACTTCATAGATGGACAAGTGTATTACTGA
- the LOC107218390 gene encoding ATP-binding cassette sub-family B member 6, with the protein MNATMTFCPPNITLNEIWVNHGTSKCFMDTVSTCFISSYLMIFGTIQLWMYKKYSTEINENLLGKSTLYNVQKFALYFLPFLSVVRIILQATVLDDKTIYGYMILSTVLTVVIYPYSVHILRVERYKLLPSVPTRGHGLVLLGFWTLAFVSENLVFINIGRLEWWFHLNSLTDQIEMSLFVLRYVTSLVIFALGLKAPGITDMVQNDYRTINDNANVRPRFRQNRLDDNSSTWKNAWHKIKTLAPFLWPKTDILLQFRVLFCFILLASGRVVNLYVPIYNKKIVDSVAEEPVIFRWDLVLIYVGFKFLQGGGTGGMGLLNNLRSFLWIQIQQYTTREVEVELFRHLHSLSLRWHLGRKTGEVLRIMDRGTDSINNLLNYILFSIVPTIVDIVIAIVFFISTFNKWFGIIVFVTMTLYIAATIGVTEWRTKFQRRMNLADNAQKARSVDSLLNFETVKYYGAESYEVKSYREAILKFQTEEWKSMITLNILNTMQNVIICGGLLAGSLLCLHMVVTNDGLTIGDYVLFASYIIQLYVPLNWFGTYYRAIQKNFVDMENMFELLREEQEIIDAPGAGPLVIKRGGVEFSNVSFGYTPERVVLRNISFVAPPGKTIAFVGPSGAGKSTIMRLLFRFYDVEQGAVIVDGQNVKTVRQDTLRSAIGVVPQDTVLFNNTIKYNIQYGKIEAPEADVIAAAKNADIHERILSFPDAYETMVGERGLRLSGGEKQRVAIARTILKSPTIVLLDEATSALDTQTERTIQAALNRVCANRTTIIIAHRLSTIIHADEILVLKDGEIIERGKHNELISYGAVYHNMWQAQLQNNQNGEVAVENGDIDDDDKKAS; encoded by the exons ATGAATGCAACAATGACCTTTTGCCCACCAAACATTACCCTCAATGAAATTTGGGTAAATCATGGCACTTCAAAATGTTTCATGGACACTGTCAGCACCTGTTTCATATCTTCGTATCTCATGATATTTGGGACAATTCAATTATGgatgtacaaaaaatattcgacagaaataaacgaaaatttacTGGGAAAAAGTACATTGTACAATGTTCAGAAATTTGCCTTATACTTCTTACCGTTTCTCAGCGTGGTTAGAATAATACTTCAAGCCACTGTATTGGATGATAAAACAATATATGGATACATG ATATTATCCACAGTTCTGACCGTCGTAATTTATCCATATTCAGTTCATATCCTGAGAGTGGAGCGCTACAAATTATTACCCAGTGTTCCAACTCGAGGTCATGGATTGGTACTACTAGGATTCTGGACTCTAGCTTTTGTATCGGAGAACTTAGTCTTCATAAATATTGGTAGGCTGGAATGGTGGTTCCACTTGAATTC GTTGACTGACCAAATAGAAATGTCTCTATTTGTATTACGGTACGTCACTAGCTTGGTAATTTTTGCATTGGGACTGAAAGCTCCAGGAATAACTGATATGGTTCAAAATGATTATCGCACAATCAATGACAATGCAAATGTACGACCAAGATTCCGCCAAAAT CGCTTAGATGACAACTCGTCGACATGGAAAAATGCATGGCACAAGATCAAAACACTTGCTCCGTTTCTGTGGCCAAAAACAGATATTCTTCTACAATTCAGGgtgttgttttgttttattttgctTGCCTCTGGTCGAGTGGTCAACTTGTATGTTCCAatatacaacaaaaaaattgtagacaGTGTTGCGGAAGAACCAGTTATATTCAG aTGGGATTTGGTACTCATATATGTTGGATTCAAGTTCTTACAAGGCGGTGGTACTGGAGGCATGGGTTTGTTGAATAATCTCAGATCATTTTTATGGATCCAAATTCAACAGTATACGACCCGTGAAGTTGAGGTCGAATTATTCAG ACATTTGCACAGCTTGAGCTTACGTTGGCATTTGGGTAGAAAAACTGGAGAAGTTTTAAGAATTATGGATCGTGGAACAGATTCTATTAACAACCTATTGAACtacattcttttttcaattgtacCGACTATTGTTGATATTGTAATAGCTATTGTATTTTTCATAAGCACATTTAATAAGTGGTTCGGTATAATTGTTTTTGTAACTATGACGTTATATATTG ctgcAACCATTGGTGTGACGGAATGGCGAACAAAGTTTCAACGTCGAATGAACCTTGCTGATAATGCTCAGAAGGCGCGCAGTGTCGacagtttgttgaattttgaaactgtCAAATATTATGGTGCAGAATCTTACGAAGTAAAGAGCTACAGAGAAgctatcttgaaatttcaaactgaAGAATGGAAGTCCATGATAACTTTAAACATTTTGAACACAATGCAGAACGTTATTATCTGCGGTGGCTTACTCGCAGGTTCCTTACTCTGTTTGCACATG GTTGTTACTAATGACGGATTGACTATTGGTGATTACGTGCTCTTTGCTAGTTACATTATACAATTGTATGTTCCTTTGAATTGGTTCGGTACCTACTATCG AGCAATTCAAAAGAACTTTGTAGACATGGAAAATATGTTTGAACTTCTGAGAGAAGAACAAGAGATCATTGATGCGCCCGGTGCTGGACCTTTGGTTATTAAGCGAGGCGGAGTGGAATTTTCAAACGTGTCATTCGGATATACACCTGAAAGAGTTGTTCTACGAAATATAAGCTTTGTAGCTCCACCTGGTAAAACCATAGCATTCGTTGGACCATCTGGAGCAGGAAAATCAACAATTATGCGATTACTGTTCAGATTCTATGATGTAGAACAAGGAGCTGTTATAGTCGATGGACAAAATGTCAAAACTGTTCGACAAGATACATTGAGAAGTGCCATAG gTGTTGTGCCGCAGGACACTGTATTGTTCAATAACACTATCAAGTATAACATTcagtatggaaaaattgaagCACCAGAAGCTGATGTCATTGCAGCAGCTAAGAATGCAGATATTCATGAAAGAATTCTAAGTTTCCCTGACGCATACGAAACAATG GTTGGCGAGAGAGGATTGCGATTGAGTGGCGGTGAAAAACAACGTGTTGCAATTGCTCgaacaattttaaaatcacCTACGATTGTTCTCCTCGATGAAGCTACCAGTGCTTTGGACACACAGACAGAGCGTACAATTCAAGCAGCATTAAATCGCGTCTGTGCAAATCGTACAACCATTATAATTGCTCATAGATTATCAACTATAATTCATGCAGACGAAATTTTAGTTTTGAAAGATGGGGAAATCATTGAAAGGGGTAAACATAACGAATTAATTTCGTACGGCGCAGTGTATCACAACATGTGGCAAGCGCAACTACAAAACAATCAAAACGGTGAAGTTGCTGTAGAAAATGGTGATATAGATGACGATGATAAAAAGGCATCCTAG